Proteins co-encoded in one Bacillota bacterium genomic window:
- the rpsG gene encoding 30S ribosomal protein S7 translates to MPRRGYVARRDVLPDPVYGSKVFTKLVNKIMWDGKKSIAEKICYGAFDLIKAKTKRNPMEVFEQALKNVMPVLEVKARRVGGANYQVPVEVRSERRLTLGIRWLVNYARDRAGKSMQEKLAAEILDAANNTGGAVKKKDDTHKMAEANKAFAHYRW, encoded by the coding sequence TTGCCACGCCGTGGTTATGTAGCAAGGCGGGACGTTTTGCCGGACCCTGTTTACGGCAGTAAGGTTTTTACAAAACTTGTAAATAAGATCATGTGGGATGGCAAAAAAAGCATCGCCGAAAAGATTTGTTACGGTGCCTTCGATCTGATTAAGGCAAAAACGAAGCGGAACCCGATGGAGGTTTTCGAGCAGGCATTGAAAAACGTCATGCCGGTTCTGGAAGTGAAGGCGCGGCGCGTGGGAGGCGCTAACTACCAGGTGCCTGTCGAAGTGCGCTCGGAACGCCGTCTTACCTTGGGAATTCGCTGGCTGGTAAATTACGCCCGGGACCGTGCCGGTAAAAGTATGCAGGAAAAGCTGGCGGCAGAGATCCTAGACGCTGCGAACAATACGGGCGGTGCTGTCAAGAAAAAAGATGACACCCATAAGATGGCAGAGGCCAATAAAGCCTTCGCCCATTACCGGTGGTAA
- the rpsL gene encoding 30S ribosomal protein S12, translated as MPTLNQLIRKGRKQVEKKSTAPALKNSPQKRGVCTRVYTTTPKKPNSALRKVARVRLTNGIEVTAYIPGIGHNLQEHSVVLVRGGRVKDLPGVRYHIIRGSLDTAGVQGRNRGRSKYGTKRPKAAKG; from the coding sequence GTGCCGACGCTCAATCAATTAATTCGGAAAGGGAGAAAACAGGTAGAAAAGAAGTCGACTGCCCCTGCCTTAAAAAATTCCCCTCAAAAGCGGGGGGTATGTACGAGGGTATATACAACAACACCGAAAAAACCGAACTCGGCGTTGCGGAAAGTGGCGAGGGTCCGTCTTACGAACGGGATCGAGGTTACTGCTTACATCCCCGGGATCGGGCATAACCTGCAGGAGCACTCTGTTGTCCTTGTCCGGGGCGGCCGGGTCAAGGACCTGCCGGGTGTGCGTTACCATATCATCAGGGGGTCCCTGGATACGGCAGGTGTTCAGGGGAGAAACCGGGGCAGGTCCAAGTATGGGACCAAGCGGCCGAAGGCGGCAAAGGGATAG
- a CDS encoding ribosomal L7Ae/L30e/S12e/Gadd45 family protein, producing the protein MERLKSARKKTVGTKQTQKAVEKGQARVVYVAKDAEARVASPLLQLCAEKNVEVVMFDSMEELGKACGIKVGAASAAVIE; encoded by the coding sequence ATGGAGAGATTGAAAAGCGCGCGGAAGAAAACAGTAGGGACAAAGCAAACCCAAAAGGCCGTGGAGAAAGGCCAGGCGCGGGTGGTTTATGTTGCGAAAGATGCGGAGGCGCGCGTCGCTTCTCCTTTACTCCAGTTGTGCGCAGAGAAAAACGTCGAAGTAGTGATGTTTGATTCGATGGAGGAACTGGGCAAAGCATGTGGGATTAAAGTGGGAGCAGCCTCTGCGGCAGTGATTGAATAA
- the rpoC gene encoding DNA-directed RNA polymerase subunit beta' produces MLDVSNFEQMRIGLASPEQIRAWSSGEVKKPETINYRTLKPERDGLFCERIFGPTRDWECHCGKYKRVRYKGIICDRCGVEVTRSKVRRERLGHIELAAPVSHIWYFKGIPSRMGLLLDISPRSLEKVLYFVAYIVTDPGETPLAKKQLLTESEYRENREKYGNRFKAGMGAEAIKELLEEIDLEELSQQLRAELKEATGQRRVRAIRRLEVVEAFRKSGNRPEWMILEVIPVIPPELRPMVQLDGGRFATSDLNDLYRRVINRNNRLKRLLDLGAPDIIVRNEKRMLQEAVDALIDNGRRGRPVTGPGNRPLKSLSDMLKGKQGRFRQNLLGKRVDYSGRSVIVVGPELRLHQCGLPKEMALELFKPFVMKRLVNQGYAHNIKSAKRMVERVRNEVWDVLEDVIKEHPVLLNRAPTLHRLGIQAFEPVLVEGKAIQIHPLVCAGYNADFDGDQMAVHVPLSAEAQAEARILMLSSYNILNPKDGRPVTAPTQDMVLGCYYLTLEREGVKGEGKFFRDFNEAYFAYESRELDLHAKINVRRDGTLIQTTVGRLIFNGVIPPELGFINEVVGKKMLAQIIGKCYRQLGYARTAALLDGIKKLGFTYATKAGITVGITDVTIPPDKGEILAAAEAEVDQVERQYRRGLITEEERKETITGIWQKATDRVTDSLLKTLSPLNPVYMMAISGARGNIQQIRQLAGMRGLMADPSGRIIDLPIKANFREGLTVLEYFISTHGARKGLADTALRTADSGYLTRRLVDVAQDVIVREEDCGTQEGIYVDEVTDGGDVIETLEERIIGRFTLKDVVHPETGAVIVPADTEITEEHAAALLAAGIKKVLIRSVLTCRTCYGVCRKCYGRNLATGYPVEIGEAVGIMAAQSIGEPGTQLTMRTFHTGGVAGEDITQGLPRVEELFEARKPKGQAIIAECDGIVRITENNKGKKEVEIAGETEKYTYQIPFGSRVKVEDGQFVEAGEELTEGSVNPHDLLQVKGITAVQAYLLREVQRVYRMQGVDINDKHIEVMIRQMLRKVKAEEPGDTELLPGGLIEVFDFEAENARVLAEGGEPASAKPVILGITKASLATESFLSAASFQETTRVLTEAAIKGKVDPLLGLKENVIIGKLIPAGTGMSRYRNVKVLDEQESKRAQEKTEEVADQVASAEDSAEPAGEAAVGLEISHP; encoded by the coding sequence ATGCTCGATGTTAGCAATTTTGAACAGATGAGAATTGGCTTGGCCTCTCCGGAGCAGATCCGGGCATGGTCCAGCGGGGAAGTCAAAAAACCGGAAACGATTAATTACCGGACCCTCAAGCCCGAGCGCGACGGTCTTTTTTGCGAAAGAATTTTCGGCCCTACAAGAGACTGGGAATGTCACTGTGGAAAATATAAAAGAGTGCGCTATAAAGGGATTATCTGTGACCGCTGCGGGGTTGAAGTGACCCGCTCCAAGGTGCGGCGGGAGCGTTTAGGACATATTGAGCTGGCGGCACCTGTTTCCCACATCTGGTATTTTAAAGGGATCCCGAGCCGCATGGGACTGTTGCTTGACATTTCTCCCCGCTCCCTGGAAAAAGTTCTTTATTTTGTTGCTTATATCGTTACCGACCCCGGGGAGACCCCTCTTGCCAAAAAGCAGTTGTTAACAGAATCGGAGTACCGGGAAAACAGGGAGAAGTACGGGAACCGTTTTAAGGCAGGGATGGGCGCTGAAGCGATCAAAGAACTGCTGGAAGAAATTGACCTGGAGGAGTTAAGCCAGCAGTTGCGGGCCGAGCTTAAAGAGGCGACGGGTCAGCGCAGGGTGCGGGCGATCCGGCGCCTGGAGGTTGTCGAGGCCTTCAGGAAATCCGGGAACAGGCCCGAGTGGATGATCCTGGAAGTAATTCCCGTAATCCCTCCTGAATTGAGGCCGATGGTCCAGTTGGACGGGGGCAGGTTCGCCACTTCGGACTTAAACGATCTCTACCGCCGGGTGATTAACCGTAACAACCGGCTGAAGCGTTTACTCGATCTCGGGGCGCCGGATATCATCGTCAGGAACGAGAAGCGGATGCTGCAGGAAGCGGTTGACGCCCTCATTGACAACGGCCGGCGCGGTCGTCCGGTTACGGGGCCCGGCAACAGGCCCTTAAAGTCCCTGAGTGATATGCTGAAAGGGAAACAGGGGCGGTTTCGCCAGAACCTGCTGGGGAAACGGGTGGATTATTCAGGGCGCTCTGTGATCGTTGTCGGCCCTGAATTGAGACTCCACCAGTGCGGTTTGCCGAAGGAAATGGCGCTGGAACTTTTTAAGCCTTTTGTCATGAAGCGCCTGGTCAACCAGGGTTATGCCCATAACATTAAAAGCGCAAAAAGGATGGTAGAGCGGGTTCGCAACGAAGTCTGGGATGTGCTTGAAGATGTAATTAAAGAACACCCTGTGCTCTTAAACCGCGCTCCTACCTTACACAGGCTCGGAATCCAGGCCTTTGAGCCGGTTCTGGTCGAGGGCAAGGCGATCCAGATACACCCCTTGGTCTGCGCCGGCTACAACGCGGACTTCGACGGCGACCAAATGGCGGTTCACGTCCCTTTATCTGCGGAGGCCCAGGCGGAAGCAAGGATTCTCATGCTTTCCAGTTATAATATCTTGAACCCGAAGGACGGGCGTCCTGTTACCGCTCCAACCCAGGACATGGTTTTGGGATGCTATTACCTCACCCTGGAAAGGGAAGGCGTTAAAGGCGAAGGGAAGTTTTTCCGTGATTTTAATGAGGCTTACTTCGCTTATGAAAGCAGAGAACTCGACCTTCATGCGAAGATTAATGTTCGCCGGGATGGGACGCTGATTCAAACAACAGTCGGCCGCCTGATCTTTAACGGGGTTATCCCTCCGGAGTTAGGCTTTATTAACGAGGTTGTCGGGAAAAAAATGCTGGCCCAGATCATTGGAAAGTGCTATCGCCAGCTTGGCTACGCACGGACGGCTGCCCTCCTCGACGGAATCAAGAAACTGGGCTTTACCTACGCCACAAAGGCGGGAATTACTGTAGGAATTACGGACGTGACCATACCTCCCGACAAGGGGGAGATCCTTGCTGCAGCGGAGGCCGAGGTTGATCAGGTAGAGCGGCAGTACCGCCGGGGGTTGATTACTGAAGAAGAACGTAAAGAAACGATCACCGGAATTTGGCAAAAGGCCACCGATCGCGTTACAGATTCTTTGCTCAAAACCCTGAGCCCGCTTAATCCCGTCTATATGATGGCGATTTCGGGAGCGCGCGGGAATATCCAGCAGATCCGCCAGTTGGCCGGAATGCGCGGCTTGATGGCGGACCCCTCAGGTCGGATCATTGACCTTCCCATTAAGGCAAACTTCCGCGAGGGTCTCACGGTGCTGGAATACTTTATTTCTACCCACGGCGCCCGGAAAGGACTGGCGGATACCGCGCTCCGCACGGCAGACTCAGGTTACCTCACCAGGCGCCTGGTAGACGTCGCCCAGGACGTAATCGTGCGTGAAGAGGACTGCGGCACTCAAGAAGGAATTTACGTGGATGAAGTAACAGACGGCGGCGATGTCATCGAAACTTTAGAGGAAAGGATTATCGGTCGTTTCACCCTGAAGGATGTTGTTCACCCTGAAACCGGAGCCGTGATTGTTCCTGCAGATACGGAAATTACTGAGGAGCATGCTGCCGCGCTTCTCGCTGCCGGGATCAAAAAGGTTTTAATCAGGTCGGTGTTAACCTGCAGGACCTGCTACGGGGTTTGCCGGAAGTGTTACGGTCGCAACCTTGCGACAGGTTATCCGGTAGAGATCGGTGAAGCTGTTGGAATCATGGCGGCCCAATCAATTGGGGAGCCGGGGACGCAGTTGACGATGCGGACTTTTCATACCGGTGGGGTTGCAGGTGAAGATATTACCCAGGGCTTGCCCCGGGTGGAAGAGCTTTTTGAGGCGCGGAAACCAAAGGGGCAGGCGATTATCGCCGAATGTGACGGAATTGTTCGTATTACGGAAAACAACAAGGGGAAAAAAGAGGTTGAAATCGCAGGCGAAACGGAGAAGTATACTTACCAGATACCCTTCGGCTCGAGAGTTAAGGTAGAAGACGGCCAGTTTGTGGAAGCGGGCGAAGAACTGACGGAGGGCTCCGTTAACCCTCATGATTTACTCCAGGTTAAGGGAATTACGGCTGTTCAGGCATACCTGCTCCGCGAGGTTCAGCGTGTTTACCGGATGCAGGGCGTAGACATTAATGATAAACATATTGAAGTTATGATCAGGCAGATGTTGCGTAAGGTTAAAGCTGAGGAGCCGGGTGATACGGAATTGTTGCCAGGCGGTTTAATTGAAGTTTTTGATTTCGAGGCGGAAAACGCCCGTGTACTGGCTGAAGGAGGCGAGCCTGCAAGCGCGAAACCTGTGATTCTAGGAATCACAAAAGCATCTTTAGCAACCGAATCTTTCCTCTCTGCCGCTTCCTTCCAGGAAACGACAAGGGTTTTAACAGAAGCGGCGATTAAGGGGAAGGTCGATCCTCTCTTGGGATTGAAGGAAAACGTAATCATCGGCAAACTCATTCCGGCCGGAACAGGGATGTCTCGCTATCGCAACGTCAAAGTGCTGGACGAACAAGAATCGAAAAGGGCCCAGGAGAAGACGGAAGAGGTTGCGGACCAGGTTGCTTCCGCTGAGGATTCTGCGGAGCCGGCAGGGGAAGCAGCGGTCGGCCTGGAAATATCTCATCCCTGA